The following are encoded in a window of Dioscorea cayenensis subsp. rotundata cultivar TDr96_F1 chromosome 16, TDr96_F1_v2_PseudoChromosome.rev07_lg8_w22 25.fasta, whole genome shotgun sequence genomic DNA:
- the LOC120279019 gene encoding 6-phosphogluconate dehydrogenase, decarboxylating 1 isoform X1: MFTSSLCKAGEKMVLTRIGLAGLAVMGQNLALNIAEKGFPISVYNRTTSKVDETVERAKQEGDLPVYGFHDPAAFINSIQKPRVVIMLVKAGAPVDQTIQTLSAYMEKGDCIIDGGNEWYENTERREKAVTEQGLLYLGMGVSGGEEGARHGPSLMPGGSFEAYKYIEDILLKVAAQVPDSGPCVTYIGKGGSGNFVKMVHNGIEYGDMQLIAEAYDVLKSVGKLSNDELQQVFSEWNKGELLSFLIEITADIFGIKDDKGDGYLVDKVLDKTGMKGTGKWTVQQAADLSVAAPTIAASLDSRFLSGLKEERVEAAKVFKAGGFSDILGNQSVDKAKLIDDVRQALYASKICSYAQGMNLIRAKSTEKGWGLKLGELARIWKGGCIIRAIFLDRIKQAYDRNSDLANLLVDPEFAKEILDRQAAWRRVICLAINSGVSTPGMSTSLAYFDTYRRERLPANLVQAQRDYFGAHTYERVDMPGSFHTEWFKIAQQSKM, encoded by the exons ATGTTCACTTCTTCACTTTGCAAAGCAG GGGAAAAGATGGTTCTAACACGGATTGGTCTTGCTGGCCTTGCTGTCATGGGTCAAAACCTCGCACTCAACATTGCGGAGAAAGGCTTCCCGATTTCTGTGTACAACCGTACCACCTCTAAGGTCGATGAAACTGTGGAGCGTGCCAAACAAGAAGGCGATCTCCCAGTGTATGGCTTCCATGATCCGGCTGCCTTCATTAATTCAATCCAGAAGCCACGAGTTGTTATTATGCTTGTGAAGGCAGGAGCACCAGTGGACCAAACCATTCAGACACTGTCTGCTTACATGGAGAAGGGTGACTGCATTATTGACGGCGGCAATGAATGGTACGAGAACACCGAGAGGAGAGAAAAAGCAGTGACTGAACAAGGCCTTCTTTATCTTGGAATGGGAGTTTCCGGTGGTGAAGAGGGTGCACGCCACGGGCCTTCTTTGATGCCCGGAGGGTCGTTTGAGGCCTACAAGTACATTGAAGACATTCTTCTGAAGGTGGCCGCGCAGGTTCCAGACAGCGGCCCTTGTGTTACCTACATTGGCAAAGGAGGCTCAGGCAACTTTGTGAAAATGGTACACAATGGGATTGAGTACGGTGATATGCAGCTTATTGCTGAAGCTTATGATGTTTTGAAATCTGTCGGGAAGCTATCCAATGATGAGTTGCAACAAGTTTTTTCTGAGTGGAACAAAGGTGAACTTCTCAGCTTCCTGATTGAGATCACAGCAGACATTTTTGGAATCAAGGATGACAAGGGAGACGGTTACCTTGTTGACAAAGTCCTTGACAAGACTGGAATGAAAGGTACTGGCAAGTGGACTGTCCAACAAGCTGCCGATCTATCAGTGGCCGCGCCAACAATTGCAGCCTCTTTGGATTCAAGGTTCCTTAGTGGATTAAAGGAAGAAAGAGTAGAAGCTGCTAAAGTTTTCAAGGCTGGTGGTTTCAGTGACATTTTGGGCAACCAATCAGTTGACAAGGCAAAATTGATCGATGATGTTAGACAAGCTCTTTATGCATCGAAGATTTGTAGCTATGCACAAGGGATGAACTTGATAAGAGCTAAGAGCACGGAGAAaggatggggtctcaagttggGTGAGCTTGCAAGGATTTGGAAAGGCGGGTGCATCATTCGCGCCATATTCTTGGATCGCATCAAGCAAGCATATGACAGGAATTCTGATCTGGCAAACCTACTTGTTGATCCAGAGTTTGCGAAAGAGATATTAGATCGTCAAGCAGCTTGGCGCAGAGTGATTTGCCTCGCCATCAACTCTGGTGTTAGTACTCCGGGGATGTCAACCAGTTTGGCTTACTTTGACACTTACAGGCGGGAAAGGCTTCCAGCGAACTTGGTTCAAGCTCAGAGGGATTACTTCGGAGCTCATACCTATGAGAGGGTCGACATGCCAGGATCGTTCCACACCGAGTGGTTCAAGATCGCCCAACAGTCGAAGATGTGA
- the LOC120279604 gene encoding uncharacterized protein LOC120279604: MPIMAIRSRGNPRSLPLRSQAQGHQHPLQRAHIKWIGGCSSIRSLSGGVGFVAMLLNLGTYCQMDEVYQIRCRHFVNLSSSMNTHPNGCRTMELINEVPPINVDGRIAAC; encoded by the exons ATGCCGATAATGGCGATCAGATCTCGTGGAAACCCTAGATCCCTGCCTCTCCGATCACAAGCTCAGGGCCATCAACACCCTCTTCAGCGAGCACATATCAAG TGGATTGGCGGTTGTTCCAGCATTAGATCCTTGTCTGGGGGCGTTGGATTCGTTGCTATGCTGTTGAATCTTGGTACCTACTGCCAAATGGATGAAG TGTATCAGATTCGTTGCAGACACTTCGTGAATCTTAGCTCATCTATGAACACTCATCCAAATGGATGCAG AACAATGGAATTGATCAATGAAGTGCCACCAATCAATGTTGATGGCCGCATTGCAGCATGCTAA
- the LOC120279412 gene encoding protein SENSITIVE TO UV 2-like isoform X2, which translates to MQQIASGKVEQKAQILAFSIMNLIWSQSEPNVVREKTGLLPLLECMSQLLQKDAGLLVQMHAVRLLFSVLNCPKVLLMLNCGTSQDISALEGVISCVLEGLARTLVQARTGPQDVKYQKQVIILLAFIASSGKSGFDVLISSGRNKGVNFLELIMQVLSSGMNTAEIADSVNFEDLDLHKLRSSLVREALILLNRLASHPALSKFTLEALTCSNTVTSLTVDVVTRLCRKNKPGSKNAGAGRITNFAHTDAEIIELARLFRTRFFAFLGCNLIASGKLLTALFN; encoded by the exons ATGCAACAAATTGCTTCTGGGAAAGTAGAACAGAAAGCTCAGATTTTGGCATTTTCTATCATGAATCTTATCTGGTCTCAAAGTGAGCCTAATGTGGTGAGGGAGAA GACTGGTCTATTGCCATTGTTGGAATGCATGTCACAGCTATTACAGAAGGATGCAGGCTTGCTTGTACAAATGCATGCTGTTCGTCTTCTGTTTTCTGTCTTAAACT GTCCAAAGGTATTGCTGATGTTAAATTGCGGGACTTCACAGGATATCTCAGCATTGGAGGGTGTGATTTCCTGTGTTCTTGAAGGATTGGCACGAACTTTAGTTCAAGCCAGAACTGGTCCTCAG GATGTGAAATATCAGAAGCAGGTGATCATTTTGCTGGCATTCATAGCATCATCTGGCAAATCTGGTTTTGATGTCCTTATTAGTTCAGGCAGAAATAAGGGAGTGAATTTCCTTGAGTTGATAATGCAAGTATTATCATCTGGTATGAATACTGCTGAAATAGCTGATAGTGTGAACTTTGAAGACCTAGACCTCCACAAActaag aAGTTCACTAGTGAGAGAAGCGCTTATTCTCCTGAACCGGTTGGCCTCGCACCCGGCCCTTTCCAAGTTCACATTGGAAGCTCTTACCTGCAGCAACACAGTTACTAGTTTGACAGTAGATGTTGTAACTAGGCTGTGCAGGAAAAACAAACCTGGCAGTAAGAATGCTGGTGCTGGCAGAATAACTAATTTTGCGCACACAGATGCTGAGATTATTGAGCTTGCACGGTTGTTCAGGACCAGATTTTTTGCTTTCCTCGGGTGCAACCTGATTGCCAGTGGTAAGCTTTTAACTGCCCTCtttaattaa
- the LOC120279018 gene encoding ATPase family AAA domain-containing protein 3-like, translating to MARACTAAAASTLAAAVMAMDRAYADGPFHFPLFSSPSSASSPAAAAAPEVPPAGDPRPKAEEPPRVRNDNPRTTAAGFDPEALVRGAEAVREIDKSHNAKKVFELMMKQEQTRQTELAAKKSEFEAMRSQNETERQRVIYDEQKKLVQQQAQTKSQMARYEDELARKRMQADHESQRARNQELVKMQEESAIRQEQTRRATEEQIQAQRRQTEREKAEIERETIRVKALAEAEGRAHEAKLAEDVNRRMLIERANAEREKWISAINTTFEHVGGGLRAILTDQNKLVVAVGGLTALAAGIYTTREGAKVVWGYVDRILGQPSLIRESSRGKYPWSGFLSRATSSVLKKKTETNGLGKKGNGFGDVILNPSLQKRIQQLAGATANTKAHQAPFRNMLFYGPPGTGKTMAARELARKSGLDYALMTGGDVAPLGPQAVTKIHQLFDWAKKSRRGLLLFIDEADAFLCERNKTYMSEAQRSALNALLFRTGDQSKDIVLALATNRPGDLDSAVADRIDEVLEFPLPGEEERFKLLKLYLDKYIARAGERKPGFLSFFRQQPQKIEIKGVTDDIIREAAAKTEGFSGREIAKLLASVQAAVYGSKDCELTPSLFREVVDYKVAEHQQRRKLADAEEGA from the exons ATGGCTAGGGCTTGCACGGCGGCGGCAGCCTCGACGCTGGCCGCTGCGGTGATGGCTATGGATCGTGCTTACGCTGATGGCCCCTTCCACTTCCCCCTCTTTTCGTCACCCTCCTCGGCTTCCTCTCCAGCAGCAGCTGCTGCTCCGGAAGTACCTCCGGCGGGAGATCCTCGTCCGAAAGCGGAGGAGCCGCCTCGGGTGCGAAACGACAATCCAAGGACCACTGCTGCTGGATTCGATCCTGAAGCTTTGGTGCGCGGGGCTGAGGCTGTGAGAGAGATTGATAAGTCCCATAATGCCAAAAAg GTTTTTGAGCTGATGATGAAGCAGGAGCAAACCAGGCAGACTGAGTTAGCGGCTAAGAAGTCTGAGTTCGAGGCGATGAGATCGCAGAATGAGACT GAGAGACAACGTGTTATTTATGACGAGCAGAAAAAACTCGTTCAACAACAGGCACAAACTAAGTCCCAAATGGCTCGCTATGAGGATGAACTGGCCAGAAAGAGGATGCAG GCAGACCATGAAAGTCAAAGAGCAAGGAATCAAGAGCTGGTGAAAATGCAAGAAGAGTCTGCCATCAGGCAGGAACAAACTCGCCGAGCTACTGAAGAGCAGATTCAGGCTCAGCGGAGACAGACAGAGAGGGAAAAGGCGGAGATTGAGCGTGAAACTATTAGAGTGAAGGCTTTGGCTGAAGCAGAAGGGCGTGCCCATGAAGCAAAATTAGCTGAAGATGTAAATAGAAGGATGTTAATAGAACGTGCCAATGCAGAGAGAGAAAAATGGATTTCAGCAATAAATACAACTTTTGAGCATGTGGGAG GGGGATTGCGAGCAATATTAACTGATCAGAATAAGTTGGTTGTGGCAGTTGGGGGTTTGACGGCTCTCGCTGCAGGGATTTATACTACTAG AGAAGGCGCTAAAGTGGTCTGGGGATACGTTGACCGGATACTAGGCCAGCCATCTCTTATCAGAGAGTCATCCAGAGGAAAGTACCCATGGTCAGGGTTTCTATCTCGTGCCACGAGTTCAGTACTTAAGAAGAAAACCGAAACTAATGGTCTGGGGAAGAAGGGGAATGGTTTTGGTGATGTGATTTTAAATCCATCCTTGCAAAAGAGAATTCAACAGCTAGCTGGTGCAACTGCAAATACAAAAGCCCATCAGGCACCATTTCGTAACATGCTTTTCTATGGGCCTCCTGGGACAGGAAAAACTATGGCTGCTCGAGAACTGGCTCGGAAATCA GGACTAGACTACGCACTGATGACTGGTGGGGATGTTGCACCATTAGGTCCACAGGCAGTGACCAAGATACATCAACTATTTGACTGGGCTAAGAAATCTCGCCGGGgcttgttgcttttcattgatgAAGCGGATGCCTTTTTGTGCGA gCGCAACAAGACATACATGAGTGAAGCCCAACGGAGTGCTCTCAATGCTCTCCTTTTCCGCACAGGTGATCAGTCAAAAGACATTGTGCTGGCTCTTGCGACAAATAGACCTGGTGATCTCGATTCTGCTGTCGCTGACCGTATTGACGAAGTACTTGAATTCCCACTACCGGGTGAAGAGGAGCGATTCAAACTGCTAAAACTCTATCTTGACAAATACATAGCAAGGGCAGGAGAGCGAAAACCTGGTTTTCTCAGCTTCTTCAGGCAACAACCGCAGAAAATAGAGATCAAAGGCGTCACAGACGATATAATCCGGGAGGCAGCTGCTAAGACAGAAGGTTTCTCTGGCCGAGAAATCGCCAAATTGCTCGCTAGTGTACAGGCTGCCGTTTACGGAAGCAAGGACTGTGAACTCACTCCGAGTTTGTTCCGAGAAGTGGTGGATTACAAAGTTGCAGAACATCAGCAGAGGAGAAAGCTTGCTGATGCAGAGGAAGGTGCATGA
- the LOC120279419 gene encoding LOW QUALITY PROTEIN: DEAD-box ATP-dependent RNA helicase 5 (The sequence of the model RefSeq protein was modified relative to this genomic sequence to represent the inferred CDS: deleted 1 base in 1 codon), with protein MGRKLESTAGEEALEVANVNGFDDPENKIKKKKKKDKGNNLCESENGDDSKSKSKTKRKHKDSSEQSDGKILKEREKEGKKKKKDGVNELKEAGEGEKVEGGVVVTGNKTKDSKYKALNSFAESGLPAEVLDCCKSFSKPSPIQSHAWPFLLDGRDFIGIAATGSGKTVAFGVPALMHILQKKKKKTSTKVVPRCLVLSPTRELAQQIADVLCDAGSPCGLETVCLYGGTSKGPQISSLKSGVDIVIGTPGRMKDLIEMGICNLGDVSFVVLDEADRMLDMGFEPEVRSILSQTSSARQMVMFSATWPLAVHQLAQEFMDPDPVKVVIGSEDLAANHDVMQIVEVLDDRSRDARLVALLEKYHQSQRNRVLVFVLYKKEAARVETMLQRRGWKAVSVHGDKSQHDRTKALALFKEGKCPLMIATDVASRGLDIPDVEVVINYSFPLTTEDYVHRIGRTGRAGKKGVAHTFFTQENKALAGELVNVLREAGQVVPEALTKFGTHVKKKESKLYGSHFKEIKADAPKSTKITFANSDDEE; from the exons ATGGGGAGGAAGCTCGAATCCACCGCCGGAGAAGAAGCCCTAGAAGTGGCAAATGTCAATGGCTTCGATGATCCAGAGAacaagatcaagaagaagaagaagaaggacaaGGGCAACAACCTCTGCGAATCCGAGAACGGGGATGATTCGAAATCCAAGAGCAAGACGAAGCGAAAGCATAAGGATTCAAGTGAGCAATCCGATGGGAAAATCTTAAAAGAACGCGAGAAggaggggaagaagaagaagaaggatggtgtGAATGAGTTAAAGGAGGCGGGAGAAGGGGAGAAGGTTGAGGGTGGAGTGGTTGTTACCGGGAATAAGACCAAGGATTCGAAGTATAAGGCTTTGAATTCGTTCGCGGAGTCTGGGCTCCCTGCGGAGGTTCTTGATTGCTGCAAAAGCTTCAGCAAGCCATCGCCGATTCAGTCTCATGCTTGGCCTTTCCTCTTGGATGGCAGAGATTTCATTGGGATTGCTGCCACTGGCTCCG GTAAAACTGTGGCATTTGGTGTACCAGCCCTTATGCATATCttacagaagaagaaaaagaaaacatcaactAAGGTGGTTCCTCGCTGCCTTGTCCTCTCACCTACGAGGGAACTCGCTCAGCAA ATTGCAGATGTTTTATGTGATGCT GGTTCTCCTTGTGGACTTGAAACAGTTTGTTTGTATGGTGGAACTTCCAAAGGACCACAGATTTCCTCTCTAAAGTCTGGAGTT GACATCGTTATTGGTACCCCTGGTCGAATGAAGGATCTAATTGAAATGGGTATTTGCAATTTAGGAGATGTGTCTTTTGTG GTTCTTGATGAGGCCGATCGCATGCTTGACATGGGATTTGAACCAGAAGTTCGCTCCATACTTAGTCAAACATCCTCTG CCCGTCAGATGGTAATGTTCAGTGCAACATGGCCTCTCGCTGTTCACCAGTTAGCACAAGAGTTTATGGATCCGGATCCGGTGAAG GTGGTCATTGGGTCGGAGGACCTGGCAGCAAATCATGATGTAATGCAGATTGTTGAG GTCTTGGATGATCGATCGCGAGATGCACGCTTAGTTGCATTATTAGAAAAGTACCATCAGTCGCAGAG AAACAGAGTTTTGGTTTTTGTCTTGTACAAGAAGGAAGCTGCTCGAGTTGAGACCATGCTCCAACGAAG AGGCTGGAAGGCTGTTTCTGTCCATGGTGACAAATCTCAACATGATCGAACTAAAGCATTGGCATTATTTAAGGAGGGGAAATGCCCTTTAATG ATTGCTACTGATGTAGCTTCTCGGGGATTAGACATTCCTGATGTTGAAGTTGTGATCAACTATAGCTTTCCGCTAACCACTGAAGATTATGTCCATAGAATAGGGAGGACTGGACGTGCTGGAAAGAAAGGAGTCGCACATACTTTCTTCACACAGGAAAATAAG GCCCTTGCGGGGGAACTGGTGAATGTTCTTCGAGAAGCTGGGCAGGTTGTTCCAGAAGCTCTCACTAAATTTGGAACCCATGTGAAGAAAAAG GAATCCAAACTATATGGATCTCATTTTAAAGAGATCAAGGCTgatgctcccaaatccacaaAAATCACCTTTGCTAATTCTGATGATGAAGAGTGA
- the LOC120279019 gene encoding 6-phosphogluconate dehydrogenase, decarboxylating 1 isoform X2 — translation MVLTRIGLAGLAVMGQNLALNIAEKGFPISVYNRTTSKVDETVERAKQEGDLPVYGFHDPAAFINSIQKPRVVIMLVKAGAPVDQTIQTLSAYMEKGDCIIDGGNEWYENTERREKAVTEQGLLYLGMGVSGGEEGARHGPSLMPGGSFEAYKYIEDILLKVAAQVPDSGPCVTYIGKGGSGNFVKMVHNGIEYGDMQLIAEAYDVLKSVGKLSNDELQQVFSEWNKGELLSFLIEITADIFGIKDDKGDGYLVDKVLDKTGMKGTGKWTVQQAADLSVAAPTIAASLDSRFLSGLKEERVEAAKVFKAGGFSDILGNQSVDKAKLIDDVRQALYASKICSYAQGMNLIRAKSTEKGWGLKLGELARIWKGGCIIRAIFLDRIKQAYDRNSDLANLLVDPEFAKEILDRQAAWRRVICLAINSGVSTPGMSTSLAYFDTYRRERLPANLVQAQRDYFGAHTYERVDMPGSFHTEWFKIAQQSKM, via the coding sequence ATGGTTCTAACACGGATTGGTCTTGCTGGCCTTGCTGTCATGGGTCAAAACCTCGCACTCAACATTGCGGAGAAAGGCTTCCCGATTTCTGTGTACAACCGTACCACCTCTAAGGTCGATGAAACTGTGGAGCGTGCCAAACAAGAAGGCGATCTCCCAGTGTATGGCTTCCATGATCCGGCTGCCTTCATTAATTCAATCCAGAAGCCACGAGTTGTTATTATGCTTGTGAAGGCAGGAGCACCAGTGGACCAAACCATTCAGACACTGTCTGCTTACATGGAGAAGGGTGACTGCATTATTGACGGCGGCAATGAATGGTACGAGAACACCGAGAGGAGAGAAAAAGCAGTGACTGAACAAGGCCTTCTTTATCTTGGAATGGGAGTTTCCGGTGGTGAAGAGGGTGCACGCCACGGGCCTTCTTTGATGCCCGGAGGGTCGTTTGAGGCCTACAAGTACATTGAAGACATTCTTCTGAAGGTGGCCGCGCAGGTTCCAGACAGCGGCCCTTGTGTTACCTACATTGGCAAAGGAGGCTCAGGCAACTTTGTGAAAATGGTACACAATGGGATTGAGTACGGTGATATGCAGCTTATTGCTGAAGCTTATGATGTTTTGAAATCTGTCGGGAAGCTATCCAATGATGAGTTGCAACAAGTTTTTTCTGAGTGGAACAAAGGTGAACTTCTCAGCTTCCTGATTGAGATCACAGCAGACATTTTTGGAATCAAGGATGACAAGGGAGACGGTTACCTTGTTGACAAAGTCCTTGACAAGACTGGAATGAAAGGTACTGGCAAGTGGACTGTCCAACAAGCTGCCGATCTATCAGTGGCCGCGCCAACAATTGCAGCCTCTTTGGATTCAAGGTTCCTTAGTGGATTAAAGGAAGAAAGAGTAGAAGCTGCTAAAGTTTTCAAGGCTGGTGGTTTCAGTGACATTTTGGGCAACCAATCAGTTGACAAGGCAAAATTGATCGATGATGTTAGACAAGCTCTTTATGCATCGAAGATTTGTAGCTATGCACAAGGGATGAACTTGATAAGAGCTAAGAGCACGGAGAAaggatggggtctcaagttggGTGAGCTTGCAAGGATTTGGAAAGGCGGGTGCATCATTCGCGCCATATTCTTGGATCGCATCAAGCAAGCATATGACAGGAATTCTGATCTGGCAAACCTACTTGTTGATCCAGAGTTTGCGAAAGAGATATTAGATCGTCAAGCAGCTTGGCGCAGAGTGATTTGCCTCGCCATCAACTCTGGTGTTAGTACTCCGGGGATGTCAACCAGTTTGGCTTACTTTGACACTTACAGGCGGGAAAGGCTTCCAGCGAACTTGGTTCAAGCTCAGAGGGATTACTTCGGAGCTCATACCTATGAGAGGGTCGACATGCCAGGATCGTTCCACACCGAGTGGTTCAAGATCGCCCAACAGTCGAAGATGTGA
- the LOC120279412 gene encoding protein SENSITIVE TO UV 2-like isoform X1: protein MQQIASGKVEQKAQILAFSIMNLIWSQSEPNVVREKTGLLPLLECMSQLLQKDAGLLVQMHAVRLLFSVLNCTSSFLSISTCPKVLLMLNCGTSQDISALEGVISCVLEGLARTLVQARTGPQDVKYQKQVIILLAFIASSGKSGFDVLISSGRNKGVNFLELIMQVLSSGMNTAEIADSVNFEDLDLHKLRSSLVREALILLNRLASHPALSKFTLEALTCSNTVTSLTVDVVTRLCRKNKPGSKNAGAGRITNFAHTDAEIIELARLFRTRFFAFLGCNLIASGKLLTALFN, encoded by the exons ATGCAACAAATTGCTTCTGGGAAAGTAGAACAGAAAGCTCAGATTTTGGCATTTTCTATCATGAATCTTATCTGGTCTCAAAGTGAGCCTAATGTGGTGAGGGAGAA GACTGGTCTATTGCCATTGTTGGAATGCATGTCACAGCTATTACAGAAGGATGCAGGCTTGCTTGTACAAATGCATGCTGTTCGTCTTCTGTTTTCTGTCTTAAACTGTACATCTTCATTCTTATCTATTTCTACCT GTCCAAAGGTATTGCTGATGTTAAATTGCGGGACTTCACAGGATATCTCAGCATTGGAGGGTGTGATTTCCTGTGTTCTTGAAGGATTGGCACGAACTTTAGTTCAAGCCAGAACTGGTCCTCAG GATGTGAAATATCAGAAGCAGGTGATCATTTTGCTGGCATTCATAGCATCATCTGGCAAATCTGGTTTTGATGTCCTTATTAGTTCAGGCAGAAATAAGGGAGTGAATTTCCTTGAGTTGATAATGCAAGTATTATCATCTGGTATGAATACTGCTGAAATAGCTGATAGTGTGAACTTTGAAGACCTAGACCTCCACAAActaag aAGTTCACTAGTGAGAGAAGCGCTTATTCTCCTGAACCGGTTGGCCTCGCACCCGGCCCTTTCCAAGTTCACATTGGAAGCTCTTACCTGCAGCAACACAGTTACTAGTTTGACAGTAGATGTTGTAACTAGGCTGTGCAGGAAAAACAAACCTGGCAGTAAGAATGCTGGTGCTGGCAGAATAACTAATTTTGCGCACACAGATGCTGAGATTATTGAGCTTGCACGGTTGTTCAGGACCAGATTTTTTGCTTTCCTCGGGTGCAACCTGATTGCCAGTGGTAAGCTTTTAACTGCCCTCtttaattaa